ATACAACATTGTCTTCAAATGTGTTTCTTCATCGCTGTAACTGGACTGCCCAGTTATTTGATCTAATAGTTTGTTATTACTGTGCAATCCCCTAGCCGCTGGTTTTCTTGTCAGCGCGTGCGCACCAACATCAATATTCTGGCTCCCCATGACTCTTCGTGTCATATTCGTTGATATCATAAGATCATGTTCTGCAGTCACATCCggcaataaattatgtattttatgttgtttaaatTTCATGAAATGCCCGTTTTGTGCATCTGCACGGAGTTTAACAGGTTTTTTACTTTTGCTTGAACTATGTGATGTAGTTTCGTTTACAATTGTTTCATCACGTTTATGTTTAAGACTATTATGACGATGTTTTTTGCTATGTGAGTAGTGATGTGGTTTACGATGTGTTCTGTATCGCAAACGGCGTTGTTTGCGCTGCTTACTGATTATGTAATGTTTAGCAAATCTTTTGAACAAACTAGAGTGCTTTGAAATGAAGTGTTTCATTAATTTATCGTAATCAGATTTGtcaagtttgttttttttattcattcgtCGTCCAGGACCTGAGTAACGTCGGGGACCTGGAATTGATAGATAGCAAATTTATTGCTTTATCCGAGGGATAAAGTAGTACTTCGATATGCTCAAGCCATCTTAGTTCTAACGGGAAAAGGGTTAGTTATAGTCAAAACGTCCTTAGCGGTAATTCAACTGCTATAACCAAAGCTCTTATTGTAagtactaataataatactgaAACTTACTAAAGCCAGTCAAGTCAAACATGAAGTCCacatttaatttttcataaGCGTGGTTTAGTCGTCTCGATATAGTCTTCATTTCGTAAGTGCCACTCATACGTTTCGCTGGAGCGAGTACCACAACTGACAAGTTTCGGGATAATACTCTCAATCTTGGTACATCAGAATCTAAAAATCAGACCAATATGTTAATCAACCATTGGAAACCTGTGATAGATGTTACTGTGCATTTGATCTTTTTcattatataaacttaaaagaaCGAGCCAGCGTCctacatatgtataatagaatacgggaataaaggcgaacacgcattttactttaaaatgcctGTTCGTTCAACCAgactgcgaccacggcgagtgcaacttgcaccgaaacgttaggtattttaaggtaaaatgcgtgttcgcattaattcccgtatcctattatatattaaacatgcaatgcgaGAGCTTAAAAGTTATGATCAGCGTTCAACAGCATAAAATCCACTATAAGACCAGTGTCATTTGGTATTATGGGTGAGAAATTCCCTTTATTCTTACGCTAACACTTACCTTCAATACACCAGTAAATAGCTTCAACGGCTTCAAACATGTCATCACCTTCCTCAGGTTTAATTAGTTGGTCGTACAGAGCTATAGAACTCAAAATATCctcgtttatatttttttctacgtACGCATTGTAATACATACCGGCGTAAactgtaagaaaaaaattaaaaaactgcttaaaaaaatattaacaatatgcagaaaaactaaattgtttatGTATAATTAGAAGGTcatcataaatacatatttaatttttacattaaaagtATCAACTTGTAAGGTATTTCTGTTGTGCTCCTAGCCATAATATATGAGCAATGTACCTACACAGAGTTActaatttttaagtattaacAAATTACTCGTCATATTTGAATCAAATATAAATTGGATCACATCAAAAAACATTCATTGTTTAGAAGATCAAGTAACAAAATACCTTGTATATCACGTCCATGAGTATACATCAATaagttaccaattttttttattctggttTCCAACAGTCCGCCCAGAAATTCTAATTCACCGGCTTCCGACATCCTGAAACATTTTACTCACAATATTCACAGTTTCAGTTCCTTCTAGGTTATCCCAGTTCAATTAAATGAATCGAACGTAAGTGATACAATAtaagaacattattttctttgccGGCTCTTCTACGTGACACTCTTGGCTGATTTTCTCGGCTCTCTTTTGATGTAAGTATTATATTAGGCGTAGATATTGTCTTCAGGGTATAATTCCCTTGCAATATACAACAAAATCGGCTTTTCAAAATCGcggacaaacatacatagaataacaaacatacatacacacatacccACGGGTAAAACTAATAACtccttataaaaatatcgttCACCATTTCATGTTCTCTCCGAATGCTCCCGCAATATTGTCAACAACTACTTCAGCGGAATAGGTAAATATTTGCAATAGTTTTCGAAAAGAAGCCGAGAAATAACCGATCCCCTCTGTCATCATCATGTTAATCATATCTTGTTTCATTACTGAATAATTGGAAGCGACTGTAGTTTGAGTCAGTGatgctgaaattatttttaaagtgaattaaattatatgatgTACTACCCTACTTTTCTCctactttaatattaatcacTGCTGCAGTTAATAGTTAAAGTACTAGGTGGCTTATGCTCGTGGCTCTGCTCATGGGAAAAGTAGCTTCTGTCCGTATCGAGAGTATAATTTATCACttcgcatttttaatttaagtaagtacttaGATGTGAACGTGGTTTGGCTCACACTGCCTCTTTGGGCGATGGGTAAACTGTCTCAGGCTTGTGGGCCTTTTACAGTGGCAGTCTATGCGCTACCCGTTAAAACGGGTAGGTCGTTGGGGCGGAAAGATAGCCGTGTCAGGTGAAATATGAACAAATACACTTTTAGACCTTGTAGTGTAATGCCTCGGTTATTCAATCTACACTTTAATACTACTAGTTGAGGAAATATCAAATCAGTTAGAAAAGCGTGCACTTACAACCGTTCCAAAACTTACGGGCAATAGACCCCGCTTCGTCGAAAGGCCACCCTGGTGGTAACTCCGGTATCTCTTCTACTTTATGCTCTTCTGTTGGCGGAAGAACTAATCCGTCGTTCTTTGGTCCATCAGCTTGCCGCGCTATTTCTGTTTATTAAAACGTATCTAAGAACTAGATAACATATCTACATAATTCTACGTGTAGTCATTTCGCCCCTGACCATGGCCGGTATAACTCGATCTAAACGTCGGGTAACAAATAAGGTAAACTTCAATATATTAATTGCGCATTAGACCCCGTCACAGAGGAATCAGTACTTTATGTAAGTTGTTAATCACAGTATTGAAAACAACATGCTAACATTTTCTTCATTCATACCGAGCAATAATTTGAATTAGTTGCATTTGTTTTCCAATTCAtgaataacaacattttaagtACGAGTAGAATCAAATCATTATAAACTTACTTACtaggattattattatttgacagCCATCTTGAAACAATGCTCTGTATTCCATTATTCGATTGTGCAAGTACTTGCTTATTTAATTCGGCAACAGAAAGCTTTGgttcattatttttcaaatttgatttgattgttgATTGTGCTACAGGATTCGGGATATTGATTTCGGTCTTTAATGATTTCGGACCTTCCTCAAACCTTGATAAGAAATTTCTTTCTTGTTCAATTTTACTATCAATTTCAGCTAACATATCATTTACGTGTTGCAAAGACATGCGCATAGCATTCTGTGATTTCAGATTCAATGCTAAAACATGAAATTGAGTGTTACCAGAAAACAGacgtatattatttacaatatttactttaatatttttttatgctcaCCGTAGTCGACCTCAATCAGTTGCGAAATCCAAACCAtccataaaataaacattttttaatattgagatAGCATCAGGagtataaattttaaagtcaataaaaaaaacaattgtaagtaaagatttttattttatacagggTTATATCgtttgaaaataaacagtaCCAACATTTCAAGCATTTTAAGcctcacataaatatttgattacgtacatacatcatttgtttaaaactaacattttactTATCTACTTCTATCGACATGAAAGAATTTGCATTCAACAAATATGTGTCGCAAATGTTCTTAGCTGAGAAATCTTCTAATATCGTTGAGTCCAAGTTTTCGTTAATGATAGCAGCACAGTTGAGATCTGCGGCGACATGACTGAGAGGGGCCTTCAGCTGGTGCACTGATACTGGTTGCTGTGAATAACGCTGCAGCGACTGCAGCACTGAGTGCTGTTGCGTGACGTGTGCAGTTGCAGCGCGCAGTAGCACCAACCGTGACCGCAGCGGTCGTGCCACAGCGCTGTATTGTCGCACTTGTGTGATGCGCGCCACAGCAGTCTCTATGAGCGCACGCGCGTACTGCGCCGAGTGCGACACACGACCAAGCAAAGTACGCACGCATGCATCGATCTTCTGAGACCACGACGTAGTATTCTCCAGAGCCTTTTCCAAAAGCGCTGTATCGCTTCCTGCCATCAATGTGTACATGTGTCGCAGTACACCATCCTGCAGTTGCTCCTCACTCGCAAACTCTGACAGCTGTTCATTGAGCTCTTTGTGGAATTCATCGGGTGCACAACCAACACAAAACACGGTTCCCGTTAATCCTAGAaagtatgaaattattttagtatgttgacgcatattttataaggaactagctgacccgcgcaacttcgcttgcgttacataagcgttaaaaatttccccgcttttgtgacatcttttactggtactctgctcctattggtagtagcgtgatgatatatagcctataaccttcctcaataaatggactatctaacactgaaagaatttttcaaatcggaccagtagttcctgagattagcgcgttcaaacaaacaaacaaacaatcaaacaaacaaacaaacaaactcttcagctttataatattagtatagatcagtgttaataatagaaatatcaTAAATACCATTTTCTTCCAAAATTGCAGCAATTTCTAACGCAACGAAAACTCCAGTCTCATAGCccagtaaataaaatgtatcctTTAATTCTGTCTTTTTAAGCAATACCTGAAAGGacgaaaaataagaatattatatttgacgGTGTTGTGTTTagataattacattttacaacCACTTAGGTactgaaagtattatttattacctcGGTGAATTTCTGCGCAGTTTCACGCACTGTCTCATGTGGATGATCAAGTCCAGGCTGCAGAACCAGCGCTGGCAGCTTGAGACGTTCACACATCACACGGAACCGCTCGTGGTGGCCCTCTATACCTGGCACTATACACAGGTAGCTCTGACTTGACTCAAATTCATCATCTCTCTGCAATCACACAACAATTTATCTctaaataagtacatatattCCAAAGACGACTGATatatctatcaacgcacagcccaaaccactggacggatcgggctggaAATTGGCATGCAGGTAGGCATTCGCTACAAAAGGATTTGGTGAAGCGGATAAaaaaggggatgaaagtttgtatgaaaattctgtcctaagtcgcAAACctcgcgaacgaagtcgcggaccaaagactaataaaaataattagagaCATAGGTAACTAAAGAAAGAATAAACATTCGAAAATCGAGTGGAGAACATACCATTGATGCACTATTAACTAACGTCGGCAAGGCTACCATCTCAGCAGTAGCTAGCAACTCATCAGGATCTACGTAACTGAAGAATGTTTGCAGACCTCTTGTTTCTTCGAAGGGTAATTCTATCACAGCGTTCTCTAGTTCTTGTATactagaaatacaaaaaaatgtacagcgttaaaattattattaacttaaggATAAATACTTTACCTAAATTTTAAGTGATGCTATCGCTATACCTCTAAGTAACAGTGACAGtcatatgtaaaaaataactaagtaacGCTAAAAAATTCGGCCATAAGATTCTAATGCACATAATATAATGTGTGATATCAGAAAATAAAGAAGTACTTACTCATTAATCGTTAGCGACGTAATTTGCTTTTCATTCAGTGCAAAATTGTACTGAACTCGAAGGAACAGACCGATCAGATGTACTTTTGTAACTTCAACACCCAATTCTTGTAATGTTAGACTTTTATCCACATCTTCTTTTATAGATATTCCtgttaaacaaatacatatttagtacTTACGTTGCAAAGACAAGCAATATTAGTTAATGATAGATCATTATGTCGTAAATATCAACGAGAGCAACCTTGGTggaatattgaaaatgttcgCAAATAGGTATGCAAATGATAGTTGAGTGAAAGCAATTTAGGTACCAGCCAATGTTGCGATCTGTTTTAATAAAGGAACTCGTTGTCTTTTCTCTAGATGTGCAAGAAGAATGCCATTGTGTGTGGTTTGCAACGCTTTTTCTACAGCATCTAGGGTGCCACGACAATGCGTGAAACTCGCTTCAGATTCCtgcaaaacaatataattacagtattcattaaaaatattaatatgacgTTGTGTTATATACACAACATTATACTAAGAAATAACCTATGTAACAACATACCGGTAACATAAGCATCGTTGCTGGTAGCTCATCACGTGATCTATGCAAGCACACGCTTTGTCCAATAGAATCATCATCGGCGTGGAGAACAccaaaatacctaaataaaaaaaaatactatacatACAGAGTATGTGACAAGAATCAATATCATAATTACGTTACATTCTATGAAAACAACGAACCTCAAGTCCGGACATAATTTTCTCGTTAATGTATCCAAATCGTTTATTAATCGCTCCTGGAACAC
The DNA window shown above is from Anticarsia gemmatalis isolate Benzon Research Colony breed Stoneville strain chromosome 20, ilAntGemm2 primary, whole genome shotgun sequence and carries:
- the LOC142981682 gene encoding uncharacterized protein LOC142981682 isoform X1; protein product: MFILWMVWISQLIEVDYALNLKSQNAMRMSLQHVNDMLAEIDSKIEQERNFLSRFEEGPKSLKTEINIPNPVAQSTIKSNLKNNEPKLSVAELNKQVLAQSNNGIQSIVSRWLSNNNNPKIARQADGPKNDGLVLPPTEEHKVEEIPELPPGWPFDEAGSIARKFWNGSSLTQTTVASNYSVMKQDMINMMMTEGIGYFSASFRKLLQIFTYSAEVVVDNIAGAFGENMKWMSEAGELEFLGGLLETRIKKIGNLLMYTHGRDIQVYAGMYYNAYVEKNINEDILSSIALYDQLIKPEEGDDMFEAVEAIYWCIEDSDVPRLRVLSRNLSVVVLAPAKRMSGTYEMKTISRRLNHAYEKLNVDFMFDLTGFSPRRYSGPGRRMNKKNKLDKSDYDKLMKHFISKHSSLFKRFAKHYIISKQRKQRRLRYRTHRKPHHYSHSKKHRHNSLKHKRDETIVNETTSHSSSKSKKPVKLRADAQNGHFMKFKQHKIHNLLPDVTAEHDLMISTNMTRRVMGSQNIDVGAHALTRKPAARGLHSNNKLLDQITGQSSYSDEETHLKTMLYDAFFHGNNTLHQSSECNKNNLTFKAIASGSDEEWILKNNIYKVFEQSGI
- the LOC142981682 gene encoding uncharacterized protein LOC142981682 isoform X2, whose translation is MFILWMVWISQLIEVDYALNLKSQNAMRMSLQHVNDMLAEIDSKIEQERNFLSRFEEGPKSLKTEINIPNPVAQSTIKSNLKNNEPKLSVAELNKQVLAQSNNGIQSIVSRWLSNNNNPKIARQADGPKNDGLVLPPTEEHKVEEIPELPPGWPFDEAGSIAPSLTQTTVASNYSVMKQDMINMMMTEGIGYFSASFRKLLQIFTYSAEVVVDNIAGAFGENMKWMSEAGELEFLGGLLETRIKKIGNLLMYTHGRDIQVYAGMYYNAYVEKNINEDILSSIALYDQLIKPEEGDDMFEAVEAIYWCIEDSDVPRLRVLSRNLSVVVLAPAKRMSGTYEMKTISRRLNHAYEKLNVDFMFDLTGFSPRRYSGPGRRMNKKNKLDKSDYDKLMKHFISKHSSLFKRFAKHYIISKQRKQRRLRYRTHRKPHHYSHSKKHRHNSLKHKRDETIVNETTSHSSSKSKKPVKLRADAQNGHFMKFKQHKIHNLLPDVTAEHDLMISTNMTRRVMGSQNIDVGAHALTRKPAARGLHSNNKLLDQITGQSSYSDEETHLKTMLYDAFFHGNNTLHQSSECNKNNLTFKAIASGSDEEWILKNNIYKVFEQSGI